A genomic region of Arachis hypogaea cultivar Tifrunner chromosome 5, arahy.Tifrunner.gnm2.J5K5, whole genome shotgun sequence contains the following coding sequences:
- the LOC140184823 gene encoding serine/threonine-protein phosphatase 7 long form homolog codes for MSKGTGECSNRAVAPNTHTFHLSIGECAVTLEDVALILGLPTDGLPVTGMTMSSFEALEAECLHQFGVALRKSDCRGSCIKLTWLRDLKENLHLTGEIGIQRYVKCHIMLLIGTILFGDKSGAGVHWKFLPLLREFGSIIQYSWGSACLAHLYRALCWASRVDCKEIDGPLTLLLGWAWIRLPYLSPVPREPRSFPLANMWRNWERGDRRYRYMKLADFRKAFDEFQEGEFVWVAYAVDRMDPNIIPAEIYMHSVVWSATVPLVSFECIEWHATDRYRRQFGFIQGVPHEERNLDKAHGEVLTDPKNLNWAMAPTHYSWVMHWKNRYRHILSELPMPSQHPLDTYMHWYRGKFGNRLILSNLVGEENDEGNQDLD; via the exons ATGTCAAAAGGCACTGGTGAATGCTCTAATCGAGCGGTGGCACCCAACACACATACGTTTCACCTTTCTATTGGTGAATGTGCCGTCACTCTTGAAGACGTGGCTCTAATTCTTGGTCTTCCAACTGACGGACTTCCAGTTACAGGGATGACAATGAGTAGTTTCGAAGCCTTGGAGGCGGAGTGTTTGCATCAATTCGGAGTTGCACTGCGTAAGTCGGACTGTAGAGGCAGTTGCATAAAACTGACTTGGCTGCGGGATCTTAAAGAAAATTTACACTTGACTGGTGAAATTGGTATACAGAGGTATGTCAAGTGCCACATTATGTTGCTTATCGGGACGATCTTGTTTGGGGATAAATCAGGCGCAGGTGTGCACTGGAAGTTTCTACCATTGCTTCGTGAATTTGGTAGTATTATACAATACAGTTGGGGATCTGCATGCCTAGCACACCTCTACAGGGCATTATGCTGGGCATCTCGAGTTGACTGTAAGGAAATAGATGGCCCACTAACACTTCTGCTCGGTTGGGCTTGGATCCGACTGCCATATCTATCGCCGGTTCCTAGGGAGCCCCGCAGTTTTCCGCTAGCAAACat GTGGCGAAATTGGGAGCGTGGTGACCGACGATATAGATATATGAAGCTAGCTGATTTTAGGAAGGCCTTTGATGAATTTCAGGAAGGCGAG TTTGTGTGGGTTGCGTATGCTGTGGATCGCATGGATCCGAACATAATTCCTGCTGAAATCTATATGCACTCGGTTGTTTGGAGCGCTACAGTACCTTTGGTGTCATTTGAATGTATTGAGTGGCATGCTACCGATAGGTATAGGCGACAATTCGGATTCATTCAGGGAGTACCTCATGAGGAGcggaatctggacaaggcgcaTGGAGAAGTCCTCACTGATCCTAAGAATCTTAACTGGGCCATGGCACCGACTCATTACAGTTGGGTGATGCATTGGAAAAACAGGTATCGCCACATTCTTTCTGAGCTTCccatgccttcacagcatccGTTGGATACTTACATGCATTGGTACCGAGGAAAATTTGGGAACCGCTTGATATTGTCGAATCTTGTGGGCgaagagaatgatgagggtaatcaGGATTTGGATTAG
- the LOC112803276 gene encoding uncharacterized protein: MLKFLGSYNERVKKNVLKNVPKNAKYISNDVQKEILHILATKVRNSIREEMGDAKFYIIVNEARDESKKEQMAIVLRFVTLDDFVKERFFDLVHVTDTCATTLKKELIFVFSHYNLQVENIRGQGYDGASNMRGEWNGLQALFLKYSPQVYYVHCFAHRLQLALVASSREVLQIHEFFTQLNSIVTIVSASSKRHDQLQEVQAIENANLVVQNELETGKGTNQISTVQRVEDTRWSSHFNSICSLVKMFTATNIVLNNIIEDGTTYAQRGEAYGVSKILLSFEFVFTLHLMKEIMGITNVLCQALQQQSQDILNAMPIVSTSKLLLQQLRDGGWCNFLANVKDFCEKHEIEVPNMSAQYVF, translated from the coding sequence ATGTTGAAATTTTTGGGATCTTACAATGAAAGAGTGAAAAAGAATGTTTTGAAAAATGTTCCAAAAAATGCTAAGTATATTTCAAATGATGTCCAAAAAGAAATTCTACATATTCTTGCTACTAAGGTGAGAAATTCAATTAGAGAAGAGATGGGAGATgccaaattttatattattgttaatgAAGCTAGAGATGAATCTAAAAAGGAGCAAATGGCCATTGTTTTGAGATTTGTTACTCTAGATGATTTTGTTAAAGAAAGATTCTTTGATCTTGTGCATGTCACTGATACTTGTGCAACAACTTTAaagaaagaattgatttttgTCTTTTCTCATTATAATCTCCAAGTTGAAAATATTAGGGGTCAAGGGTATGATGGTGCTAGCAACATGCGGGGTGAGTGGAATGGTTTGCAAGCTTTGTTTCTTAAATATTCTCCTCAAGTATATTATGTACATTGTTTTGCTCATAGGTTACAATTAGCATTGGTGGCATCTTCAAGAGAGGtacttcaaattcatgaattttttactCAATTAAACTCTATTGTCACTATTGTTAGTGCTTCTTCAAAAAGACATGATCAATTACAAGAAGTTCAAGCAATTGAAAATGCAAACTTGGTTGTTCAAAATGAATTAGAAACAGGCAAAGGTACGAATCAAATAAGCACTGTACAAAGAGTTGAGGATACTCGATGGAGctctcactttaattctatttgcagTTTGGTTAAAATGTTTACTGCTACCAACATTGTTCTCAATAATATCATTGAAGACGGGACAACTTATGCACAAAGAGGTGAGGCTTATggtgttagtaaaatattattgtcatttgaatttgttttcacTTTGCACTTGATGAAAGAGATTATGGGAATCACTAATGTTCTTTGCCAAGCACTGCAACAACAATCTCAAGATATTCTTAATGCAATGCCTATTGTTTCTACATCAAAGTTACTTCTTCAACAATTAAGAGATGGTGGATGGTGCAATTTTCTTGCAAATGTTAAAGATTTTTGTGAAAAGCATGAAATTGAAGTCCCTAATATGAGTGCACAATATGTTTTTTGA